From Glycine max cultivar Williams 82 chromosome 11, Glycine_max_v4.0, whole genome shotgun sequence, the proteins below share one genomic window:
- the LOC102661191 gene encoding serine/threonine-protein phosphatase 7 long form homolog: MVRTRGLGRALGHVTGRGVDRGDRDDFDDAPQHRWPTASARRQRVPVTAAHYEPVVPMPDVEADVFPDDLMAPADVEDIVADILADTGTQAAEDEHEGFLGGPSDPSVLTQYVDHVACSVWTREERPELKLSSQGRKVHSLGRPFLAIEGLVAGIGLSPLIACSVDTGDRGFLSSFIERWHRETSSFHLPMGELTITLDDVSSLLYLPVVGDLHAFQPLHVDDAVQMLVDLLMVSVESIRAEIGQCRGPYVRLQWALRDLSQTERYAWGMAALVHMYDQLNDASISSSRQLGGYITLLQCWIYEHFPSVAESTTNQDYDEDSPHACSWIAMKKTMKSIHTPAYRERLDRLWISDVCWIPYGEHRPVRDFHLISCYSGLLRWGPVAVYYQPERVVRQFGYTQTIPAPPVNSWVSYDDIHDRWMHYSDHMVPACEVCTVPGQCASDYMDWFFRIFHPFMTPGHASDPLPDGHTLQSRVVPQAPQTDIPHVPEPGAPSTSARLAVEEPRHAVDVCHGIAERLERHLSLGVVTPGSSTHEVIEECLRMARSVAQDQLVYVRSRRRRHMD; encoded by the exons atggttaggaccAGAGGATTAGGTCGTGCCTTAGGTCACGTTACTGGAAGAGGTGTGGACCGAGGAGATCgtgatgattttgatgatgctccGCAGCATCGATGGCCTACCGCATCCGCACGGAGGCAGCGAGTCCCTGTGACTGCGGCGCATTATGAGCCAGTGGTCCCTATGCCAGATGTTGAGGCTGACGTATTTCCGGATGACCTGATGGCACCAGCTGATGTAGAGGACATTGTGGCAGACATTCTTGCAGACACAGGCACGCAGGCTGCTGAGGATGAGCATGAGGGATTTCTGGGTGGTCCGAGCGACCCATCCGTGCTGACCCAGTATGTGGATCACGTTGCTTGCAGCGTATGGACGAgagag gagcgtCCTGAGTTGAAGTTATCCTCTCAAGGGAGGAAGGTCCATAGTTTAGGCAGGCCTTTCCTTGCCATTGAGGGACTAGTTGCTGGGATAGGACTAAGTCCTCTGATCGCGTGTTCGGTAGACACCGGCGATCGGGGATTTTTGTCCTCGTTTATCGAGCGGTGGCACCGGGAGACGTCTAGTTTCCATCTCCCGATGGGAGAGCTCACGATCACATTGGACGACGTCTCCTCGCTTCTGTATCTGCCCGTGGTTGGTGACTTGCACGCCTTTCAGCCCTTGCACGTGGATGATGCGGTTCAGATGCTGGTGGACTTATTGATGGTCTCTGTAGAGTCTATCAGGGCTGAGATAGGCCAGTGTCGTGGACCGTACGTACGCCTGCAATGG GCCCTTCGTGACCTCAGTCAGACCGAGAGGTACGCCTGGGGAATGGCTGCTCTGGTTCATATGTACGACCAACTGAACGATGCCTCTATTAGCAGCAGCCGACAACTTGGCGGTTACATCACACTGCTACAg TGCTGGATTTACGAGCATTTTCCCTCAGTCGCGGAGTCCACTACTAATCAGGACTACGACGAGGACTCCCCGCATGCGTGTAGTTGGATTGCGATGAAGAAGACCATGAAGAGCATACATACACCGGCGTACAGGGAGCGCCTGGACCGACTCTGGATTTCAGATGTCTGTTGGATCCCGTACGGGGAGCACCGACCAGTCCGGGACTTCCATTTGATATCATGCTATTCCGGTCTCCTGCGCTGGGGGCCTGTTGCTGTTTATTACCAACCAGAGAGGGTCGTGCGGCAGTTTGGATACACGCAGACCATTCCTGCTCCGCCTGTCAATTCATGGGTGTCTTATGATGATATACAcgacaggtggatgcactacTCAGATCATATGGTTCCAGCATGTGAGGTGTGCACTGTGCCAGGTCAGTGTGCCAGTGACTACATGGACTGGTTCTTCCGCATCTTCcatcctttcatgacaccaGGCCACGCATCAGATCCTCTTCCAGATGGTCATACCCTGCAGTCCCGAGTCGTCCCTCAGGCCCCACAGACAGATATCCCTCACGTGCCGGAGCCAGGAGCACCGTCGACATCTGCGAGGCTCGCTGTGGAGGAGCcaagacatgcagtg GACGTTTGCCATGGGATTGCTGAGAGGTTGGAACGCCATCTGAGTCTAGGGGTGGTCACGCCAGGCTCATCGACACATGAGGTGATCGAAGAATGCCTTAGGATGGCCAGGAGTGTGGCACAGGACCAGCTAGTATATGTTAGGTCTCGACGCAGGCGGCACATGGATTAG